The genomic segment GCTCAGCGGGATGCAGTTATGGCAGGATCAAAATTCTTCCCCTCACAATTATCTTAAGAAACCATCCTCATTCCCTGATAGCAATAATTCGTCTTCTATGAATTTGATACAAAGCAGTGGCGGGGGTGGGATGGGAGATGGAGAGAGTGGTGGTTCGGGATCAAGTTCAGCGACCACGTGTCAAGATTGCGGGAACCAAGCTAAGAAAGACTGTTCCCATAGGAGATGTAGAACATGTTGTAAAAGCCGAGGTTTTGATTGCCCTACTCACGTGAAGAGCACGTGGGTACCCGCTGCTAGGAGACGAGAACGTCAGCTCATGGCGGCTGCAGTCACCACTGCTGGTGCTGGCTCGTCTGGGTCGACTTCCGGAGCTAAGAAACCGAGACTAATAACTTCGCAGAACACAACTACTTCTCATACATCAACTTCAAACACTACTCCTAGAAGCTTTGACACCAGCTCAAGTAACCAAGGttcattttagttttattttgtttattcatGGAGACTGGAAATAGTAGGTTTTGCTTAAGTTTCTATTTACAGACGCAGGTTTTAAAGAGACACTGCCGGGGCAAGTACGTGCACCGGCGGTATTCAAGTGCGTAAGAGTGACAGCGGTGGAGGACGGTGACGATGAGTTTGCATATCAAGCAATCGTTAAGATTGGTGGACATGTGTTCAAAGGGTTTCTTTATGATCAAGGAGTCGAAGGAAGAGATGGATTCCCTAATATATCTGAATTGCATTTAGGTGGTGGCTCAGGCAGCGGTGGCAATGGTGGTGGTGGGAGAAATGGCGGATCATCGTCTTCTCCGGTTCTTGATCCTTCTGAAGTTTATGCAGCCACCGGAGGTTGCTTGCTTGGTTCAAGTTATGGTAATCCAATAAATTAATATCACAGTGTATTGATCAACTTATCAGTGTAGCCTAATTCTTCTTTTGTAGACCTGTATCCTTGTTAAACATATgctttttttcttcatttattttgattttcaacAGTTTTCGACCtttgatttttattgttttcctttGCCTATTTGCCTTTGAAATTGAACTGAAAGGATCAGATACTTCATTTGTCCACGAGTCTACAATTCCATACACTAACTCGGATATGTTTTGTACGGTAATTGCAAATCATATAAAAGAAAAGGTAAGAACAAGAAATCCTATACTGAACATTTGAATTCTTCAAGTTGTTgcctttgttttgttttcttgttCTTTTCGCATTAAAGTTGTGATTTGCAGAGGTGAAATCTATAGTGTAGAAGTGGTTTTCACCATTAAAAGACATTTGTGTTATGAACCTTGCTTTATGCGTCCGTTGATGACGGTCGTCTTGTATTGAAGGACAaatttttcatggaaaatttctcCATGAAAATCATTTCTTTTGTCTCttctaactcttttttttttctttcatcattttgATCAAATAGCAATCATTCTGAGATCTAACACAGTTACGCTAGCATTTGTTGTGCTGGTTGGGTTTTTGGTTTGGATTGAACCACAAAGTTGATGTGGAATCGATGAGACTTCAGTTTGAGAAGTAGTTGTTGTGTCCCTATCATTCATAGCCAATGACAAAAGTGCATTACATTGATGTCGCTGTCTGTGGTTGGTCCACTTTGCTGGTGTGGGATTCCTGCAATGTGGACATGCCTTAATGATCTTGCTTCGCCCCACCAGTCCCAGGAGACACATCTGAACCTGCATGCATTATAGGTCTAATGCCATAGctgctttttttaattaattaaatgttttcTTCCTGTTGCAAATTAGCATTATACAATATATAGGAAATTATGCAATATCCCATTGGTATTCGTCCGGCTTTTATGCGTCTCTTGTGGAAAGTTGGAGATGTCATTTTGGCTTCTAAAGATACTTATCCCCAAAGATACTGCATGTTTCATTCAACTTTTTGACTATATAATCTGTGTGTAAATGTTTGACTAATGTGAACATAAAATGAAGTATGCATATATTATAGTAATAGGTGGACTGCATTGTGATTCTCTATGGTATTATTAATCTAGAATGCAAATTTACTTGTTTGGTTACAGGTTGATGTGTAATGCATTACGTTGTTTGTTGTGAATGCGAAACGTTTCCGAAATTAGATTTAGGAAAATATTTCTGACATGATCTTTACTATCGATTAATGGAACTCTCGGACTTCATGTTTATGTAGGGGTCCATTTTTTGTTGCATGCAACTGCACATAAGTTAAGGGATTTTATGTGTTGTAAGTAGGTATTATTAGATTGTCTTTGAAGCCcctttttactcatttttttatatacaattcTTTAGGTTGTTATAACAAAGATTAACTGAACTAAGACTCGATCTATGAGTTATAATTTTTCATGTAGTGTCTATGCCTATCTTCAGCTAGATTTAGATGAATTACAAGAATTCACGGTGCTTTGCAAGCTGCAACACGTTAAAACATGGTGGTGGCTTGCGAATATTTGTAGGTGATTTGGACTTTGGTGCGTTGGACACTAGTATTTTTATTATGGGAATGTTTGATTATTTTAAGCTTATGAACTCGGAGagtttttaaaagagtaatatttttgtattcatttttaaatgctttatatatatatacaagtatccaattttaacatttaaacaaaaaataatgtgGCATGTATAAAATTTATGATATGCGGCTGGAAAAGCTTCTAAGACTTGTTTACTGTGGTGAATTTACTTGGTTCGGATATTTAATTGTCGTGGCTCCTATCCCGGTTTTTGCAATGCAATGCATTGCTTCAAGCTTCCCGCTTCCATTTGCAACAATCATAGTGCTCTTCTCAATGAATTTTAGTGGGAGCGAGAGGGACGAAGATTATGGCTAAacccattggttaagttggttaaatttgacaaattaaaaaaaaagtgatgggGGCATAGGCCTCAAAGACTTTCAAGGCTTCAATACGGCTTTTAGTGTAAAACAAGTTTGGGGACCCATCAAGAATCTAGAGGCACCTTAGGCTTGATTTATGAAAGGAATCTATTTTCACTCTACTTCCTCTTTTAATGCCTCGTTATCTTCTCTTTCTTGGGTTTGGAAGTCTCAAAAGAGGAGATCCTTCTTATTAAAATGGGTTCTAGATGGAATGCTGGAAATGGAAACCTCATCTTTATTTGGGAGGATAGATggatccattttttttctttcttttaggtcTCTTTCCATCCTCCCCGAATAATGATATTCATTTGGTTAAAAATCTCATTAACAATGATGAGAAGGAAGGATGCTGTGACACACTCTCTTCCCTTTTCAATGCCTTTGAAGTCGAAGTTAAAAAACAAGTCCCGATAGGATCTACTTTGGAGGACTATATTATTTGGCATCACATGAAACATGATCATTTCATAGTTTGATTGAGTTATCACTTTCTTCGTCAATCTCGTGACAACTCCATGAAAAATGTCTCTTGTTTGAATCACatttgaaagaagaaaaagaatgggACACAATTTAGAACCTAAAAGAACTCCCCAAAATCAAACACTATTTAGCAAGCTTGCTTTAATATAGTTGTTTCCAATGAAAATCTTGTATGAAGACAACGAAGTTTCTTGGCCTCTTGCCCAAGATACAATGATCACTTTGAATCGTTAGAGCACATTCTCTTCTTTTGTCCTCTGACTTGAACGACTTGGCAAGCTTCACACTTTCATTATGATTCTAATCCAATAAGGTTTTCTATCATTTGCCTAATGGTGGATTCCAATTCAAGATATGTTCACTTCATAAGATTCTCTCCTTATCCTTGATCTTATTGCATTTATTTGTTGGGAGATTTGGAAAGCTCACGGTATCACCATCTTCGAAAGGAAAATTGAAAGATTCGATCAAAGTGTGGAATGAAGTGTTCCAAAGTTACTCTTTTCTATAGGCAAATCCTCcttttactccaatttgatcctTTCAAGATTTGGTTTGGATCCCTCACCAAAAGAGACATTAAAGATTATGTTAgaagttgtgtgacccaaattcctgttaaaataaaatacaagtggcaaGATAGGAGGATCTATAAGGGTGAAGGCCAAAACCTATCGTAGATCCCCAATAAGCAAAATATTGGACTGAGGTCGCAACCGGGGGTGTGTCCGACCTCCGCGGTACGATACAAGCTGCacaagtaaaatccatatagaaatTTACttctatttgattttgattagaaTAAGATGTTTTAATCttactgcattacttctatttgactttgattagaataaggttttaaacctataaatagacgtaaTCGTCTCTCCTCTTGCATCATTCGAATTTGACGTACTGAATTATCTTCTCCcctgcccgtgattttttcccaaaagggtttccacgtaaaattttgtgtgttctattttctctctttctttgcgaTTCATTATCATTATCGATGTTCAATTTTCAAAGATTAACTATGATGTGATTTTCTCTTTTGATTCACCCAAAGTTGGAATAGTGGCCCTTGTACACAACCATCTTAGAAGTGTAATTGCTAAAGCCAACGCACTAATGCCTTCCTCTTCACTATTGGCAGCTGAAGCTTATGCATTGAGGTTTGGCTCTAAGTTAATGCTtaatcatcaatggcaactaGTTATCTTGAAATCTCACAACAAGCTATGCATCAGCACTCTGAGCTGAAACTTGGACCACCATTGGGAATCCTCAACCATTGTGGTGGACATTCACTTATTCCTAATGGttgtaattgttttttttttcgattCACCCCTAGGAATTGTAACATGGTTTGTGATTGGATTGCTAAACTTTCTTTATATGAGGATTGTCCATCGGACTAGGTGCATAACCCTTTGACTGAATTACAAGCTCTCTTATAATTTGCTCTTTCCTAATGAATGCTAGCATGTTGAACAAAAAACTACTAGAGTCAATATccaatttattatttctattaccTTTTATTgcattaatttatcatttataaaAGTTGTTGTATTGAATGAGAGTACaatatatatgcttaaatgtGGATTTGCTTATTATGGGCATAATTTGtttttaacatttttcatttatttgataaaatat from the Gossypium hirsutum isolate 1008001.06 chromosome D09, Gossypium_hirsutum_v2.1, whole genome shotgun sequence genome contains:
- the LOC107891449 gene encoding protein LATERAL ROOT PRIMORDIUM 1 isoform X2; the encoded protein is MGMVGLRDFVVVAPASFNHHHHHHHHHHTQDPIMSNDQISGPSASTALGVGVGVFPLLTAAPCLAPLNVEDPDLFNNNGRTKLSGMQLWQDQNSSPHNYLKKPSSFPDSNNSSSMNLIQSSGGGGMGDGESGGSGSSSATTCQDCGNQAKKDCSHRRCRTCCKSRGFDCPTHVKSTWVPAARRRERQLMAAAVTTAGAGSSGSTSGAKKPRLITSQNTTTSHTSTSNTTPRSFDTSSNAGFKETLPGQVRAPAVFKCVRVTAVEDGDDEFAYQAIVKIGGHVFKGFLYDQGVEGRDGFPNISELHLGGGSGSGGNGGGGRNGGSSSSPVLDPSEVYAATGGCLLGSSYGNPIN
- the LOC107891449 gene encoding protein LATERAL ROOT PRIMORDIUM 1 isoform X1, which produces MGMVGLRDFVVVAPASFNHHHHHHHHHHTQDPIMSNDQISGPSASTALGVGVGVFPLLTAAPCLAPLNVEDPDLFNNNGRTKLSGMQLWQDQNSSPHNYLKKPSSFPDSNNSSSMNLIQSSGGGGMGDGESGGSGSSSATTCQDCGNQAKKDCSHRRCRTCCKSRGFDCPTHVKSTWVPAARRRERQLMAAAVTTAGAGSSGSTSGAKKPRLITSQNTTTSHTSTSNTTPRSFDTSSSNQDAGFKETLPGQVRAPAVFKCVRVTAVEDGDDEFAYQAIVKIGGHVFKGFLYDQGVEGRDGFPNISELHLGGGSGSGGNGGGGRNGGSSSSPVLDPSEVYAATGGCLLGSSYGNPIN